ATCTAAGTTACCAGGCCCAAAAGCAAGGATACCGGAAGCCAACCAAGCAGAAGAGACTGGCTGTTAACTAcacaagtatttaaaaaacaacaacaacaaaaaaaaaaaaaaaaaaaaaaaaaaaaaaaaaaaaaaaaacccatgtaaTGATATATTAAGgctaaaaatgaggaaaactaaACCCACACATTTATGAACAATTGGCGGGAGGGCCTCAAATCCAGAAGCATATCAGACCTCTATGCTATAAAACCTCATTTTCAGAATATATGGATAAATCACTTCCTTGAATTTTATCTATGATTGGGTAATATATTCTCTGATAGgacaaataggaaaataaaggTTTGATTTTTTCCATCTCCTCCATACACTATTACCAAGAATAACTTTCTACCatcttgaaatttttcaaagctttttgagaaacacacacaaataattcGGATTTAGTCGATTTtatttacagcttttttttttttttttacatttcagagCATTACAcaattacattttctcattttctgaccTGCAAACAGATACCTTAAacggaaatattttttaaaaattatcaaattagGTACATCCAAAATGCAGTGATTACACATATGACAATTCACAAAGTGTAATTTACCAGGACGTATCCTAAGAATTTAGGAACAGCCAGTCAGGAGAAATCTGACCAAATTTAGCAATCAACTATTTACATATCCAAAGACAAACCTACCTAAACTCCCAAACCAGAAATTTGAAAGTTTTTGTTAAATCCCCATTGGACAAAGGAAAGTGATGCTTCAAACCTTGTCAGCCTTAAAAGTCTTAACCCCAAATACTGGGCTATTTCCCCAGTTTGCAACTGAATAGCAAGCATCAGTTTGTCAAACACCTAAGTATCAAAGTCTTGCGCCATTATGCACATAGAAAGGCTAagtattcattaattaaaaaacaagtagTCATTAAATATCCACACTAGGTCCCACCCCCAcactcaccccctccccccagctcaccAGCCCTTACTGCAATCCCAAATATGCAACCTGTGTCACATAGTGACAggctatatttatatatatgtatgtatgcatacacacacatatatgtacatgtgtatatatataaatatacacacatacacacacagtacTAGGTACAAATGGCAATTAACAGTCCCtgcaaaaaattcattttcagttgAGGCTATGGCTCCTATGCCTTGGGATGGTTTGacttcaaaactgaaaaatactgcTAAAATCTCACTTCCTTAACACAAAATTTGATTGCTTGTTCAGTTTAAGCTTCTCAGTCTAAAAATGGCTATAAGGTAAGTATAAAAAAGCAGCCAATTGAGTACAATTTCTCTTTCCGATTTGGCCAAGCTATTTCGTAGACATTACTCCTAACTAGACTAGAATATCTGTGGCGCCTTCCAACGGTTCTTGCCTACCTTACTGTCCATGTTCACGTTTCAAACTGTGTCAACAGAGCCCGCACTTCAGGGGTCAGCTGCTTGGCAGCCTTAGCCGCCTCTGTGATAGCCTTGCGATACAGGCCCTTTCTCTTCTTATTAAAGCGTGACTGGAAGTTTTCTAAAAAGGGGGAGAGTTGCGAAAGAGCAAGAAAAGAGGTTGTTGGAGACCCAAACCATGAAATACGGGCCTCCTGTCGGACTAAAAGGCCGTTATCTTTCCGGCTCACAGTTATAGTAAGAATACGGGCTGGCCACCAAGGGAAGCCATAGATCTTGGCCCAAACAATGTCCCCTACACATATGGTCCTGCCATCTGGTGTGACGCATTTAGAGACGTTTTTGGAAAAGACTTTCATTTTCAAGGAATTACTgagctttttctcttcctttgaagaggaggaagtggaggaggtgGAAGGTGCATGCATACTGCCTGGAGGAAAATCAAAGCTTTCAGAAGAACTACACTCAGAGTTGGAGGATTTCAAATCATCTGTGCTATCAATGCTACACACTGAAGCACTGGAAGAGTCAGATTTCTTTTGATTTAGGGTCATGTAAACAGAGCTATTGCTTTTGCTGCCCTTTTTGCCCAGTGTCTGTGGTTCATCCTGCTCACCAGGCACAAGCACTTCATTTGTGTCCTGAACCTCACTGCTGGCCTCTTCAGGGCCTTCTGAGGGACTCTGATTTTCTGAAGGGGCCTCACCTGCTGAGCGGGTAGAGGTGCAGCGAGACTGGGGCTTGGGTGCCATCTTGCCACTCCGCATTTTCTCAAGTCCTGTCTTCAAAGAAGAGTCATTTTCTTCATTCCTGTACCTTTGTGGTTTTAAACGAACCCGGGGTGGAAGGGAACCTGAGCTAGGACTCTGATACCGACGTGTGAAATGGACTTTTGAATGTGCATTTTTGGATGTAGAGGTTTCACTTTGCTTCTTTTGTGCCTTTTCTTTGGCAATTTTCAACACTTCCCGAGCTTTTGCATGATCCATGTTCTTACTCTGGAGCACTTTTTTAGTACTTAACTGAGCTTTTGATGTATTTGCCTGAGCAGAAACTTTGACTACTCTGCCTCTGCTGTGAGCAATATTGGAAACCTTAACCACAGCATTTCTTTTCTGgctttcattttggtttttcccATCCACTTTATGGtcagttttcagttttttgttcACAGTAGTTACACTTTCGTTTTTCCGttttttatcttcatatttaGAAGAGTCACTTGCACTACTaccttttctaatttcttttttctctgcaaCAACACTGTTTTTACATTTGTCACACAGGACTTGCCTGGGTCGCAGTTTAATAGCATTCATTATTGAAGTAGGTTCTTCCCTGTACATTTTTCGTTTGGGTCGCTTAATTTTCCGAGGCGGTGGCTGAGGTATTGACTGGTTATAGGTGTCCCTGATAAACAAAGGGGGAGGGTAAGGTGCTCCTTCATGGAAGAGAGGTGGCGGTTTGGAAGTCCATAGGCTTTCAGCCAAGCCTGGCTCGGGAGGCGAGATGGGAGAAGGGTCATCGGAAACAGCACCATTCACTTCACACTTGACTCCTGTCCCTTCTTGGAATGTATTACTTTGGAGCTGCATGGCTTCAGGTTtatccttatattcccttttggGAAACACTGTCACAGGGATCCCATGGGGCCCAAAccttggaaagaaatgaaagaaacaaagaagccaTTTACTCAACGTCTATAATTCAGTTTCTTAAACTGAAACACCTAATGTTTGTTCATTTGACCTTTCCTGAAAACTATTTtacattaaagaataaaaataatctactgaccacctccccccacccctaaaagcccttcattttttattggtcCTACATTTTAGGTATAAACATATCAGGTATAAACAGATTATACATTTAGGTTTAAgttcaaatgattattttaagcATCACTGGAATAGCTGACATTATTTAAAACAGACCTTTCAATCTTAGATCAGAAAGGCATTCTATCAGATAGCTTAACAGTAAATGTCATTTGATATTACATTCACTGATCCATGGACAACAAATCCAGTAAATGCAACTATAAATTTGCAACATACATGTCTCCCTCTGGTTTTAAGAGCTTTCAAAAGATTCACAAAACAAATTCAGCCTTAACTAcctaaaaaacactgaattagcaaaatTCCATCTCAACTTCACTTAATCACTAAATATTCAAAGACCAGCTGCTCCTTTACTCTTTCACTCTAACTCTTAAAGCCCTTTATCTAGCTCCTGCCCCCCAAAAccacaaaaaatgagaaattcagaTGCCCAAATTACCGCACAAGCAGAAGGTATAGAACTATGgctttctaacattttaaaaatgttagaaaaatcaCACGTTAAGAATTATTTTCACGTTGTAATCTAATAACATTTATGTATGTctacatgcatgcatatatacatatacaaatacacatactTAAGCCAAAGTTTCACTAAATGTTTAACCTTATGTGATATATAATGGTATTTTCCCTACTCTgatctatttcatttgttttaatgctAGTGAGACACATTAATGGATTTTAAAACTGGTCCGGACCCAGTATGCAAAGCACTGGTATAGAACACAAATCTTTACAATTCTCAGTTTCTAATAAAACACGGTCAATAGAACCTTGTTTTTTCATGTGGACTTAGAAATCACTGTGATTTAGTCCTCCTGGGTTAAACATCTTAAAGCTAAACCTGCTATACTGGTATctgcacataaaaataaaatcacaccaCCAAATAATTCCATCATGTACACGTTAACATGTTAATTCTAAGCACTATTTGATGCTGTCTGAATAGCAGTGAACACAATTCTAGGGTCAATCCTTTAAGGCAGAGGGTCTTAGAACCAACGATCAGCTTCAGAGAGTCCAGAACTCTTAAGGTACAAATGTCTTACATATCTTTCTAGAGAATGAGTCTTGGTTCTCATATTCTCTAACATGATGTTATATCCCCCGAAAAGGTTCGGAATATCTTTGTTGGGAAGAAATCCTGACATGAAGTTCTGAAGGCTGTAAACACACCTAAACTTGGAAAGGGACGTACTTCTAAGAGCCAATACCACCAGTTCTGTTTCTTATACctcaattattttcttcctcaagTCTTCTGTTAGTTTGGAGACCACAACCAACAGCTTGTGATAAAATACTTACAAACCACAAAGGAAGGGGAAAGCTTTTACCTAGGTGGGACAAATTTGAATATGGGCTAGTCCACAAAGGACACCTTCTTTACATCAGACTTTGCAAAGTGGCTTTCTATTCTAACATGGCATCTAATACTTAAAATGTTTGCTTCCTATTTACTTGCAAGGCAATTTGAGCATTTAGCATTTTCTTACAATGTAGGTGCTCAATGACCACTttaagatgagagagagagaaacagagctaCATAAACAATGTAACTCATCTGAGATGTGACCACTACTGGCATCAGCAATCAAATTTCTAACTCTTAAAAAACTATCATTTTGCCCCATTGCACTTTCACATGGTGTTTTCACaggtgaacaaataaaaaatacccaTCCTTTTATTAGACATAACTAAAATCATAATCATCCTAATGTCTGAGGTAGAGTTTCACACCTATTCTTACCAACTTTGTATCCATGATGTTACTAAACCTTTCTAGATGCAGTTTTTGTATGTGTAAAATGGGCTAACACTATTTCCTACTTTAAAGAATTCAGGTAGGGATTAATAGGAAAATGCCAGTCATTTTCTTGATaaaatttacttcatttaattaatttgatcTTATTTTCAACTAATTTTCTAGACATTAAGATCATTTCtatatctttaatttataatCTCAAAGTGAGGACGATCTAGCCAATTATTTTAGAACTTTATGCCAAATAAGCTGTACAATCTATTATGTTTTCCCTCAGgtaaagtttaataaaaatattaatttcacttctggaattttttttttttttgtccttgcgTTTCCCTCTAAAGCATATAAAATACAAGCACTGGGACgccagggtggttcagtagttgagcgtctgccttaggctcaggacatgatcctggagttctgggatcgagtcccacatcgggctcctgcagggggcctgcttctccctctgcctatgtctctgcctctctctgtctctcatgaataaataaataagtctttaaaaaataaagtataagcaTTAACCACTTTTAAGTAACATAGGAAGGCACTTCATTATGTAATAAGGCaccaaaaaggggggaaaaaagaaaccatgctGGAAATTGTGGGTGGTAGATGTTTggcaaaagcagaaaaatatttttaagtaataaaactTTCTCATgggcagccaaggtggctcagcggtttagcgccaccttcagcccagagcatgatcttgaggacccaggatcgagccccatgtcaggctccctgcatggagcctgcttctccctctccctctgcctgtgtctctgcctctctctgtctctcccatgaataaataaaatcttaaaaaaaacaaaaaaaacaaaaaaaaacacctttctcAAAGGACCAGAAAGATTAAATCATCTTAAGAAGAAAAGGGCTATCCAATGTACTACTCCATCTCAGTAATCACGTTGTCTTCCTAACATGGATAACACTTAGTAACATGACAGTTTTCAAACTAAGGGTGGAGACGTTGGTTGTGCAATTTCCAGGATCACAAttaccatttaaattttaaaaatcagagtctAAATATATGTAACTGCAATGAAACTgtttcatatatgtatgtacatatacatccACATGTAAAAGACATTTGTAACTATGctcaaaagtttgaaaaccatcCATGTATGAAACTGtaaccttgggatccctgggtggcgcagcggtttggcgcctgcctttggcccagggcgcgatcctggagacccgggatcgaatcccacgtcgggctcctggtgcatggagcctgcttctccctctgcctgtgtctctgcctctctctctatctctctgtgactatcataaataaataaaaattaaaaaaaaaaaaaaaaagaaagaaactgtaacCTTAATAAGAATATAAAGTAGCAACAAAACTATGCCCTctttgggcacctggctggcttagtcagtacagcatgtgactaTCTCAGAGttgagttcaagcaccatgttaggcatggagtctacttaaaaaacaaaacaaaaaaacaaacaagaaacctcTTTAAAATCCCAAAATCTAACTTTTCAAGTGTGTTCTATAGAAATCTGCAACATAACACTCCGTGGTGTTTGAAAATGAAGATTCCTAGGCCCTTCCCCAAGACTGAATCATTAAAACCCTCCTCTAGAATGGAATACAGGATTTAAATTTTTAGCAAGCACTTTTGCATAGCTTTTTCTAAGGTGAAGGTATTTTTGTCTCAGGTGAATGCTCACCAAAGGATGACCTCAGCATAGGAGGATTTCAATCACTCCAGTGGTGGAAGACTGACCAGTATCCTTTGCTTGAGCTTTTTCTAGAACATCTCACAAATTCTTTAAGACTTGAGCAGTAAGATACAAAGtatctctcctcttttccctaCCCCTTCCTTCATGCAGCAAGAAGGTATTAACGTGTCCATGACTCATCCTAACCCTTACCTATTTTCAGTGTTCTTTAACCACTACCCAAAAATTCTAAAGGAAGAATATACAGGTATTCTggcttacttaaaaatagtttctggggcacctggctggctcagtcagtggaacatgtgactcaatcttggggttgtgagtttgagccccatgttggggcgcctgggtggctcagctggcgaaagaatccaactcctggtttcagctcaggttgtgatctcatggtcctaagactgagcccatgttgggctccccactcaacggggaatctgcttaagattctcagtctgcctctgtctctgctcccctcccttgCTTGGGGgctcttgctaaaaaaaaaaacaaaaaaacaaaaaaacaaaaacaacaacaaaaaaaacccaacaaattgataaaagatttaaaaaccttaaaaaaataagaatagcttCTGAGGAAAACCAGGTGAAGTGTACCAGAGACCTTTCTGAActatctttgaaattttctgttaatctataaaatagagtTTTAAATCTAGTTACCATCTTAATAATTTAGGAGTAAAGACAGCCAAAATTTTGAGGAGGGAGAACACTGGGGCTTAATAGTTATTTTGTGTCAAGGAAAAACGGATCTTCACCTAATGTGAAGGTGAAGCAAATGTAATACAGAGTATTTAGTAAGCCCAAATTCAAAATGTGACTATCATGAAGGAtaacaatattttctaaatttaggtTCCACTATAGAGGCCTGAGTTTTATTGATGATTCCAGCTTCAACTAAATGAAGCTTTCATTCACCCACTGATAAAATTATGGTATTTGCTTAATCAATCCTATACCTAAACATGTTTCACTCCTTGGAGTGAAAACTATCATCTCAATTCCCTTTCCACAGAAATacatcaaacaaaacaaaaatgttgacCAATAACTCTTACCTCTTACtctgaaagttcttttttaaacGCTGATCTACTACTGTTTATCAGCATTAACTTCACGGCAACCTCAATCACCTCATCTCTGACCTAGgaatatattcttttccttcctgtttatAATAGTTCAATAGTACACAactaatttctcattttcttccttcaaattCTGGTTGCCAAAGTTCCAACTTTTGGAGGAAATTCTTCTAAAGAATGtacagtaaaaatttaaaaactaaggtATTATATTTTAGGCAAGCAAACAGAGGTCCTAAGAAATTTGGCACTCAAAAAGTTCAGAAGGGTTAGTTGAGACAGGCCCTACTTTTCTAGCTGGACCAGACCTTCCtccaataaacagaaaacaaaaagaaatctttccttcCCAGAATTATGTTCTCTTAAGGAatctacagttaaaaaaaaaattatatgcaattAACCACATGAAAAATAATCCATATCCATTTCAATGCAAGCAGATGTTTTCAGAAATTACTTCTTCCTTAAATTAGCAACAGGTTAAAtcacaaaggagagaaaactataaagcaaaCTTATTTTGGTTCACATTTCATCTCTGGAAATTGGCTAGGATGTCAAAATTTACTCTCAGGACAAATGAAATTAATTCAATAAGCTATACacagaaaatatgttttacaaaGTAAGTGTTTATATAAGCCCCCCAaaattctgggtatatatccaaaataattgatAATGGGGTCTCCAAGAGATATTTACATaaccatgttcatagcagcattattcacaagaacCAAGAAGCAGAAACCCAAACACCTATCGACAAATAATAAATATCGATAAATATTTAtcgataataaataaataaaacatggtatgtacatacaatggaatagtattcagccttaaaatgaTATCTGCCACATGcgaccacatggatgaaccttgagaacattatgctaactACAGTaagccagaaacaaaaacagagagactgtatgattccacctTCTTTAAGATATCTAGTAGAATGGTGATTGTCCATGAttgaggggagggagaaacaggaatTTGTCTAATAGGTCgagttttagttttataagattaaaaagttctggagatctgtttcacaaCAATATGAACTTAACACTAGTTACTgaataatatacttaaaaatggttaagataggaGACACCAAAGTGGCACAATCGGTTAAGCCCGCTGACTactgattctggctcaggtcaagatctcagccTCCTGTTGGGCTTAAGCttttgtgctcagcagggagtctgcttgagatttttttctcccactctgcCTTACCCtggctctctctaaaataaataaatctttctaaaaaatggttaagatggcccatattatgtgttttttaccacaatttaaaaaaattgtaattgtaTATGTACTTAACTTAGAAGGAAAAAGTTTGATAAGAAGCagtataatattttcatggtAGTAAAGGAATGATTCATACAAAGGAAATAACAGTAACTACACTGAGGGGTAACAGGACAACACCTTGACCTGAGGGAGAATCCAAGTGAACATTACCAATGAAAGCAAATGATCACATGCCTGCAGTACCTGAGAACACTTCTTTGCCTATATAACCCAAACCTTTTGTAAGTATCAGATAAACCTAAATTGAGGAATAAACCCCTATTACATATATTCTATTGCAGCTAAATGCAATACATGATCATTTACTGGATGAAGAAAAAAGCTTTAAAGGGCATCAATCActagggcatccctgggtggctcagcagtttagcacctgcctttgtcccagagtgtgatcctggagtccctggattgagccccacatcgggctccctgcatgaagcctgcttctccctcctcctgtgtctctgcccctctctctctctaggtctatcataaataaataaatcttaaaaaataaaataaaataaaataaagggcatCACtagaaaaattgacaaaataatgAAACGAGCTGCAAATTAGATAAAAGTACTGTTTCTTGAATTTGAAAACTATTGATCTCaggacgtgtgggtggctcagcggttgagcgtctgcctttggcccagagtgtgatcctggagtcccgggatcgagtcccacatcaggctccctgcatggagcctgcttctctctctgcctctctgtgtctctcatgaataaacaaaattaaaagaaaagaaaactattgatCTTAAGAAATAAATGCACAAGTTTTAGGGTATATGTAACCTACTctcaaaatactcaaaaaaataaagaacaataatGCAAACATggcaaaatactaaaaattagtGAATCTAGAGAAAGCTTAAGAGTTCTCTATGtttgatatttcaaaataaaaaggttttaaacaTTAGTTGCAAAAAGTATAATCTTAAATTTAGTTCACTACAGCTCCACCAAAACATTTAAGCAAAGAAAGtttatatgaaagaaaattttgggcacctggctggctcagtcagtagagcatgcaacttgatctcagggtcatgagttgaagccccacactgggtgtgtagcctacttaaaataaatgataaatttaaaaaattatcctacTTAAGCAGAAATGTCAGCAAACACCTCTCAAGTACCACTAAGCAGAAAATTTATATTCAGGTACAACTATGTTAATTATTCAGATAGTATAAAACTAAGTCCCAGCCCTAGAACCAAACTTCAGTAGTAGGCAAGACCAGAATGTAACACTTCTTGCCAAAAGAAACTTGAGAGGGA
The genomic region above belongs to Vulpes lagopus strain Blue_001 chromosome 3, ASM1834538v1, whole genome shotgun sequence and contains:
- the PWWP2A gene encoding PWWP domain-containing protein 2A isoform X3, whose protein sequence is MAAVAAEAAATAASPGEGGAGEAEPEMEPIPGSEAGTDPLPVTATEASVPDGEADGQQPSPRADEPPPPPPPPPPPPPGEPARSPEAAGPEPEAEAEEKLPARAAEPAAAAPPGPADLPPAPAAPPAQPPAPEEPPPPPPPPPAAPALVDSAVSQLIPGAEVRVTLDHIIEDALVVSFRLGEKLFSGVLMDLSKRFGPHGIPVTVFPKREYKDKPEAMQLQSNTFQEGTGVKCEVNGAVSDDPSPISPPEPGLAESLWTSKPPPLFHEGAPYPPPLFIRDTYNQSIPQPPPRKIKRPKRKMYREEPTSIMNAIKLRPRQVLCDKCKNSVVAEKKEIRKGSSASDSSKYEDKKRKNESVTTVNKKLKTDHKVDGKNQNESQKRNAVVKVSNIAHSRGRVVKVSAQANTSKAQLSTKKVLQSKNMDHAKAREVLKIAKEKAQKKQSETSTSKNAHSKVHFTRRYQSPSSGSLPPRVRLKPQRYRNEENDSSLKTGLEKMRSGKMAPKPQSRCTSTRSAENFQSRFNKKRKGLYRKAITEAAKAAKQLTPEVRALLTQFET
- the PWWP2A gene encoding PWWP domain-containing protein 2A isoform X4; the protein is MQLQSNTFQEGTGVKCEVNGAVSDDPSPISPPEPGLAESLWTSKPPPLFHEGAPYPPPLFIRDTYNQSIPQPPPRKIKRPKRKMYREEPTSIMNAIKLRPRQVLCDKCKNSVVAEKKEIRKGSSASDSSKYEDKKRKNESVTTVNKKLKTDHKVDGKNQNESQKRNAVVKVSNIAHSRGRVVKVSAQANTSKAQLSTKKVLQSKNMDHAKAREVLKIAKEKAQKKQSETSTSKNAHSKVHFTRRYQSPSSGSLPPRVRLKPQRYRNEENDSSLKTGLEKMRSGKMAPKPQSRCTSTRSAGEAPSENQSPSEGPEEASSEVQDTNEVLVPGEQDEPQTLGKKGSKSNSSVYMTLNQKKSDSSSASVCSIDSTDDLKSSNSECSSSESFDFPPGSMHAPSTSSTSSSSKEEKKLSNSLKMKVFSKNVSKCVTPDGRTICVGDIVWAKIYGFPWWPARILTITVSRKDNGLLVRQEARISWFGSPTTSFLALSQLSPFLENFQSRFNKKRKGLYRKAITEAAKAAKQLTPEVRALLTQFET
- the PWWP2A gene encoding PWWP domain-containing protein 2A isoform X2 gives rise to the protein MAAVAAEAAATAASPGEGGAGEAEPEMEPIPGSEAGTDPLPVTATEASVPDGEADGQQPSPRADEPPPPPPPPPPPPPGEPARSPEAAGPEPEAEAEEKLPARAAEPAAAAPPGPADLPPAPAAPPAQPPAPEEPPPPPPPPPAAPALVDSAVSQLIPGAEVRVTLDHIIEDALVVSFRLGEKLFSGVLMDLSKRFGPHGIPVTVFPKREYKDKPEAMQLQSNTFQEGTGVKCEVNGAVSDDPSPISPPEPGLAESLWTSKPPPLFHEGAPYPPPLFIRDTYNQSIPQPPPRKIKRPKRKMYREEPTSIMNAIKLRPRQVLCDKCKNSVVAEKKEIRKGSSASDSSKYEDKKRKNESVTTVNKKLKTDHKVDGKNQNESQKRNAVVKVSNIAHSRGRVVKVSAQANTSKAQLSTKKVLQSKNMDHAKAREVLKIAKEKAQKKQSETSTSKNAHSKVHFTRRYQSPSSGSLPPRVRLKPQRYRNEENDSSLKTGLEKMRSGKMAPKPQSRCTSTRSAGLNKWQLLHQTVTSPAAPLQCLTDHCGFRLGALKLTLRRAAQRH
- the PWWP2A gene encoding PWWP domain-containing protein 2A isoform X1, which translates into the protein MAAVAAEAAATAASPGEGGAGEAEPEMEPIPGSEAGTDPLPVTATEASVPDGEADGQQPSPRADEPPPPPPPPPPPPPGEPARSPEAAGPEPEAEAEEKLPARAAEPAAAAPPGPADLPPAPAAPPAQPPAPEEPPPPPPPPPAAPALVDSAVSQLIPGAEVRVTLDHIIEDALVVSFRLGEKLFSGVLMDLSKRFGPHGIPVTVFPKREYKDKPEAMQLQSNTFQEGTGVKCEVNGAVSDDPSPISPPEPGLAESLWTSKPPPLFHEGAPYPPPLFIRDTYNQSIPQPPPRKIKRPKRKMYREEPTSIMNAIKLRPRQVLCDKCKNSVVAEKKEIRKGSSASDSSKYEDKKRKNESVTTVNKKLKTDHKVDGKNQNESQKRNAVVKVSNIAHSRGRVVKVSAQANTSKAQLSTKKVLQSKNMDHAKAREVLKIAKEKAQKKQSETSTSKNAHSKVHFTRRYQSPSSGSLPPRVRLKPQRYRNEENDSSLKTGLEKMRSGKMAPKPQSRCTSTRSAGEAPSENQSPSEGPEEASSEVQDTNEVLVPGEQDEPQTLGKKGSKSNSSVYMTLNQKKSDSSSASVCSIDSTDDLKSSNSECSSSESFDFPPGSMHAPSTSSTSSSSKEEKKLSNSLKMKVFSKNVSKCVTPDGRTICVGDIVWAKIYGFPWWPARILTITVSRKDNGLLVRQEARISWFGSPTTSFLALSQLSPFLENFQSRFNKKRKGLYRKAITEAAKAAKQLTPEVRALLTQFET
- the PWWP2A gene encoding PWWP domain-containing protein 2A isoform X5, with product MAAVAAEAAATAASPGEGGAGEAEPEMEPIPGSEAGTDPLPVTATEASVPDGEADGQQPSPRADEPPPPPPPPPPPPPGEPARSPEAAGPEPEAEAEEKLPARAAEPAAAAPPGPADLPPAPAAPPAQPPAPEEPPPPPPPPPAAPALVDSAVSQLIPGAEVRVTLDHIIEDALVVSFRLGEKLFSGVLMDLSKRFGPHGIPVTVFPKREYKDKPEAMQLQSNTFQEGTGVKCEVNGAVSDDPSPISPPEPGLAESLWTSKPPPLFHEGAPYPPPLFIRDTYNQSIPQPPPRKIKRPKRKMYREEPTSIMNAIKLRPRQVLCDKCKNSVVAEKKEIRKGSSASDSSKYEDKKRKNESVTTVNKKLKTDHKVDGKNQNESQKRNAVVKVSNIAHSRGRVVKVSAQANTSKAQLSTKKVLQSKNMDHAKAREVLKIAKEKAQKKQSETSTSKNAHSKVHFTRRYQSPSSGSLPPRVRLKPQRYRNEENDSSLKTGLEKMRSGKMAPKPQSRCTSTRSAAQRH